A stretch of the Perca flavescens isolate YP-PL-M2 chromosome 10, PFLA_1.0, whole genome shotgun sequence genome encodes the following:
- the nme5 gene encoding nucleoside diphosphate kinase homolog 5, whose product MPGKMDQSCPRIYVERTLALIKPDAIHKAEEIEDVVLKSGFIILQRRKLQLSPEKCSDFYADQYGKLFFPSLTAFMSSGPIVAMTLARDNAIAHWKSIIGPVNSTKARETHPGCLRAKYGTSELKNTLHGSESFHAAEREIKFMFPNSVIEPFPSREATAEYLSRYVNPTLLRGLTELCKYKPHNPCIWLADWLINNNPNQPQICDGGILEEAQ is encoded by the exons ATGCCGGGGAAGATGGACCAATCTTGTCCTCGCATCTATGTGGAAAGAACTCTGGCCCTTATTAAACCAGATGCCATCCACAAAGCTGAGGAGATTGAGGACGTTGTCCTCAAATCGGGCTTCATTATCCTGCAG AGGCGGAAGCTGCAGCTAAGTCCAGAGAAGTGCAGTGACTTCTACGCAGACCAATATGGAAAGCTCTTCTTTCCCAGCTTGACTGCCTTCATGAGCTCTGGCCCCATCGTTGCCATGACTCTGGCCCGCGACAACGCCATTGCCCACTGGAAGTCCATCATAGGGCCTGTCAACAGCACCAAGGCCAGAGAAACTCATCCAGGGTG CCTTAGAGCAAAATATGGCACTTCTGAACTTAAAAACACACTCCATGGCAGCGAGTCGTTTCATGCGGCTGAAAGGGAGATCAAATTCATGTTCCCAAACT CTGTAATCGAGCCTTTTCCCTCAAGAGAAGCCACGGCAGAATACCTGAGCAGGTATGTAAACCCAACTCTGCTACGTGGACTCACTGAGCTCTGCAAGTACAAGCCACACAATCCCTGT ATTTGGCTTGCTGACTGGCTGATCAACAACAATCCAAACCAGCCTCAAATATGTGATGGAGGCATTCTGGAAGAAGCACAATAA
- the rack1 gene encoding small ribosomal subunit protein RACK1, whose protein sequence is MTEQMTVRGTLKGHSGWVTQIATTPQYPDMILSASRDKSIIMWKLTRDETNYGIPQRSLMGHSHFVSDVVISSDGQFALSGAWDGCLRLWDLTTGLTTRQFVGHTKDVLSVAFSADNRQIVSGSRDKTIKLWNTLGVCKYTIQDEGHSEWTSCVRFSPNSSNPIIVSCGWDKMVKVWNLANCKLKTNHIGHTGFLNTVTVSPDGSLCASGGRDGQAMLWDLNEGKHLYTLDSGDTINALCFSPNRYWLCAATGPSIKIWDLEGKIIVDELRQEVISTNSKAEPPQCTSLAWSADGQTLFAGYTDNLIRVWQVTIGTR, encoded by the exons ATGACCGAGCAGATGACAGTGAGGGGGACCCTTAAGGGGCACAGTGGATGGGTCACCCAGATCGCCACGACGCCCCAGTATCCCGACATGATTCTGTCCGCGTCCCGAG ACAAGTCTATCATCATGTGGAAGCTGACCCGTGATGAAACCAACTATGGCATTCCCCAGCGCTCCTTGATGGGTCACTCTCACTTTGTTAGTGATGTGGTCATCTCCTCAGATGGACAGTTTGCCCTGTCCGGTGCCTGGGATGGGTGCCTCCGCCTGTGGGACCTCACCAC TGGCCTCACCACCCGCCAATTTGTTGGACACACCAAGGATGTTCTGAGCGTGGCTTTTTCTGCTGATAATCGCCAGATTGTGTCTGGCTCCCGGGACAAGACCATCAAGCTATGGAACACTCTTGGAGTCTGCAAGTACACCATCCAG GATGAAGGCCATTCTGAGTGGACATCTTGCGTGCGCTTCTCCCCCAACAGCAGCAACCCCATCATTGTCTCCTGCGGCTGGGACAAGATGGTCAAG GTGTGGAACCTGGCCAACTGCAAGCTGAAGACCAACCACATTGGCCACACTGGCTTCCTGAACACAGTGACTGTCTCACCTGATGGCTCCCTGTGTGCATCTGGTGGAAGG GATGGCCAGGCCATGCTGTGGGACCTGAATGAGGGCAAGCACCTCTACACCCTGGACAGTGGTGACACCATCAATGCCCTCTGCTTCAGCCCCAACCGTTACTGGCTGTGTGCCGCTACTGGCCCCAGTATCAAGATTTGG GATCTGGAGGGCAAGATCATTGTGGATGAGCTGAGACAGGAAGTGATCAGCACAAACAGCAAGGCTGAACCCCCACAGTGTACTTCTCTGGCATGGTCTGCTGATGGACAG ACCCTGTTTGCTGGCTACACTGACAACCTGATCAGAGTGTGGCAGGTCACTATTGGAACTCGATAA
- the phykpl gene encoding 5-phosphohydroxy-L-lysine phospho-lyase isoform X2 — MYFTLDDCRSSSFIVSTNMALEKLRKEETFAMRKRLIGQSCRLFYSDDPVKIMKARGQYLFDENGKRYLDCISNVHHVGHCHPSITKAAAEQMDLLNTNARFLHDNIVMYADRLAATLPEKLCVFYFVNSGSEANDLALRLAQQYTQHQDVIVLDHAYHGHLMSLIDISPYKFRKLAGQKEWVHVAPIPDTYRGIYREDHPNPGQAYADTVKDLIEEVHRKGRKISAFFAESLPSVGGQIILPEGYSSKVAEYVRSAGGVFVADEVQTGFGRVGSHFWAFQLQGEDFCPDIVTMGKPMGNGHPLACVATTVEIAGAFTANGVEYFNTFGGNPVSCAIGLAVLDVIEKEDLRGNATRVGAHLKDLLTKLQTQHQIIGDVRGVGLFVGLELVSDRDQKTPATETAARVVKRLKEEDQICVSTDGPWENVVKFKPPMCFSMEDAELAVQCIDRILTDEKEASDI; from the exons ATGTATTTTACTCTTGATGACTGTCGTAGCTCTTCGTTCATCGTCTCAACCAATATGGCGCTTGAAAAACTCAGGAAAGAAGAAACTTTCGCAATGAGGAAGAGATTAATCGG GCAGTCATGTAGACTATTTTATTCAGACGACCCTGTGAAAATAATGAAAGCAAGAGGCCAATATCTGTTCGATGAAAATGGCAAGCGCTATCTGGACTGCATCAGCAACGTTCACCATG TGGGCCATTGTCACCCCAGCATTACAAAAGCTGCAGCAGAACAAATGGACCTCCTGAACACAAATGCACGATTCCTGCACGACAACATAGTCATGTATGCAGACCGCCTGGCTGCCACCCTGCCTGAGAAACTGTGTGTCTTCTACTTTGTTAACTCTGG TTCCGAGGCCAATGATCTTGCCCTACGCTTGGCACAGCAGTACACCCAGCATCAGGACGTCATTGTGCTTGACCA TGCGTACCATGGGCATCTAATGTCCCTCATCGACATTAGTCCTTACAAGTTCCGGAAACTGGCAGGACAGAAAGAATGGGTTCATGTG GCACCCATACCAGACACCTACAGAGGCATATACAGAGAGGATCACCCCAACCCTGGCCAAGCATACGCTGATACAGTGAAAGACCTAATagaggaggtgcacaggaagggTCGTAAG ATCTCCGCCTTCTTTGCTGAATCATTGCCAAGTGTTGGAGGACAAATAATCTTGCCCGAAGGATACTCAAGTAAAGTTGCAGA ATATGTGCGCTCAGCTGGTGGAGTGTTTGTGGCAGACGAGGTGCAGACAGGCTTTGGTCGTGTGGGAAGTCATTTCTGGGCTTTTCAGCTGCAGGGGGAGGATTTCTGTCCCGACATAGTGACCATGGGTAAACCGATGGGCAATGGGCATCCCCTGGCATGTGTGGCAACCACTGTAGAGATAGCTGGAGCTTTCACAGCCAACGGAGTGGAGTACTTCAACACG TTTGGAGGGAATCCAGTGTCCTGTGCAATTGGCCTGGCAGTACTTGAtgtgatagagaaagaggacCTAAGAGGAAATGCCACAAGGGTGGGAGCCCATCTTAAGGATTTGCTCacaaagctacagacacaacaTCAAATAATTGGCGATGTCAG aggtGTAGGGCTGTTTGTGGGTCTTGAGCTGGTTTCAGACAGGGATCAGAAGACTCCAGCCACAGAAACAGCAGCACGGGTAGTGAAGAG GTTAAAAGAGGAGGATCAAATCTGCGTCAGTACAGATGGCCCCTGGGAAAACGTCGTTAAGTTTAAACCTCCGATGTGCTTCAGTATGGAGGACGCAGAACTGGCAGTACAATGTATTGACCGTATCCTCACAG ACGAGAAGGAAGCCAGTGACATTTAA
- the hnrnpaba gene encoding heterogeneous nuclear ribonucleoprotein A/Ba, with protein sequence MSETEQQYMETSENGHEVDDDFNGAEHTEEGNDESAVNDCGEGEGAGPDADGNSQNGGSEGGQIDASKGEEDAGKMFVGGLSWETSKKDLKDYFTKFGEVTDCTIKMDQQTGRSRGFGFILFKDAASVEKVLEQKEHRLDGRVIDPKKAMAMKKDPVKKIFVGGLNPDTSKEVIQEYFGTFGEVETIELPQDPKTEKRRGFVFITYKEETPVKKVMEKKYHNVGGSKCEIKIAQPKEVYQQQQYGARGYGGRGRGRGGQGQNWNQGYNNYWNQPGYNQNYGYGQQGYGYGGYGNYDYSAGYYGYGGGYDYNQGNTSYGKTPRRGGHQSSYKPY encoded by the exons ATGTCCGAGACAGAGCAACAGTATATGGAAACATCAGAAAACGGCCACGAAGTCGACGATGATTTTAACGGAGCCGAACACACCGAGGAGGGGAACGACGAGAGCGCCGTGAATGACTGCGGAGAGGGAGAGGGCGCAGGCCCCGACGCCGACGGGAATTCGCAAAACGGTGGCTCAGAGGGCGGCCAGATCGATGCCAGCAAAGGCGAGGAGGATGCGGG GAAAATGTTTGTTGGTGGTCTCAGCTGGGAGACGAGCAAGAAGGATCTTAAAGATTACTTCACTAAATTTGGCGAGGTGACGGATTGCACCATAAAGATGGACCAGCAGACAGGCCGGTCAAGAGGCTTTGGCTTCATTCTCTTTAAAGACGCAGCCAGTGTAGAAAAG GTTCTTGAACAGAAGGAGCATAGGCTAGATGGCAGAGTGATCGACCCAAAGAAAGCCATGGCCATGAAGAAGGATCCAGTCAAGAAAATCTTTGTGGGAGGCCTTAACCCGGACACCTCAAAGGAAGTCATTCAGGAGTACTTTGGAACCTTTGGAGAG GTTGAGACCATTGAGCTTCCACAAGAtccaaagacagaaaagaggaGGGGATTCGTATTTATCACATATAAAGAAGAGACCCCTGTCAAGAAGGTTATGGAGAAGAAATACCACAATGTCGGTGGAAGCAAG TGTGAAATTAAAATAGCCCAGCCCAAAGAGGtctaccagcagcagcagtatggTGCCCGTGGATATGGAGGACGCGGCAGGGGCCGTGGAG GCCAGGGCCAGAACTGGAATCAAGGTTACAACAACTACTGGAACCAACCTGGATACAACCAGAACTATGGCTACGGACAGCAAGGCTACGGATATGGCGGCTACGGCAACTATGACTACTCTGCTGGTTATTACGGCTATGGGGGTGGCTACGATTACA ACCAGGGCAATACAAGCTATGGGAAAACTCCAAGACGTGGAGGCCACCAGAGTAGCTACAAGCCATACTGA
- the phykpl gene encoding 5-phosphohydroxy-L-lysine phospho-lyase isoform X1, with translation MYFTLDDCRSSSFIVSTNMALEKLRKEETFAMRKRLIGQSCRLFYSDDPVKIMKARGQYLFDENGKRYLDCISNVHHVGHCHPSITKAAAEQMDLLNTNARFLHDNIVMYADRLAATLPEKLCVFYFVNSGSEANDLALRLAQQYTQHQDVIVLDHAYHGHLMSLIDISPYKFRKLAGQKEWVHVAPIPDTYRGIYREDHPNPGQAYADTVKDLIEEVHRKGRKISAFFAESLPSVGGQIILPEGYSSKVAEYVRSAGGVFVADEVQTGFGRVGSHFWAFQLQGEDFCPDIVTMGKPMGNGHPLACVATTVEIAGAFTANGVEYFNTFGGNPVSCAIGLAVLDVIEKEDLRGNATRVGAHLKDLLTKLQTQHQIIGDVRGVGLFVGLELVSDRDQKTPATETAARVVKRLKEEDQICVSTDGPWENVVKFKPPMCFSMEDAELAVQCIDRILTGVQCSGLTDET, from the exons ATGTATTTTACTCTTGATGACTGTCGTAGCTCTTCGTTCATCGTCTCAACCAATATGGCGCTTGAAAAACTCAGGAAAGAAGAAACTTTCGCAATGAGGAAGAGATTAATCGG GCAGTCATGTAGACTATTTTATTCAGACGACCCTGTGAAAATAATGAAAGCAAGAGGCCAATATCTGTTCGATGAAAATGGCAAGCGCTATCTGGACTGCATCAGCAACGTTCACCATG TGGGCCATTGTCACCCCAGCATTACAAAAGCTGCAGCAGAACAAATGGACCTCCTGAACACAAATGCACGATTCCTGCACGACAACATAGTCATGTATGCAGACCGCCTGGCTGCCACCCTGCCTGAGAAACTGTGTGTCTTCTACTTTGTTAACTCTGG TTCCGAGGCCAATGATCTTGCCCTACGCTTGGCACAGCAGTACACCCAGCATCAGGACGTCATTGTGCTTGACCA TGCGTACCATGGGCATCTAATGTCCCTCATCGACATTAGTCCTTACAAGTTCCGGAAACTGGCAGGACAGAAAGAATGGGTTCATGTG GCACCCATACCAGACACCTACAGAGGCATATACAGAGAGGATCACCCCAACCCTGGCCAAGCATACGCTGATACAGTGAAAGACCTAATagaggaggtgcacaggaagggTCGTAAG ATCTCCGCCTTCTTTGCTGAATCATTGCCAAGTGTTGGAGGACAAATAATCTTGCCCGAAGGATACTCAAGTAAAGTTGCAGA ATATGTGCGCTCAGCTGGTGGAGTGTTTGTGGCAGACGAGGTGCAGACAGGCTTTGGTCGTGTGGGAAGTCATTTCTGGGCTTTTCAGCTGCAGGGGGAGGATTTCTGTCCCGACATAGTGACCATGGGTAAACCGATGGGCAATGGGCATCCCCTGGCATGTGTGGCAACCACTGTAGAGATAGCTGGAGCTTTCACAGCCAACGGAGTGGAGTACTTCAACACG TTTGGAGGGAATCCAGTGTCCTGTGCAATTGGCCTGGCAGTACTTGAtgtgatagagaaagaggacCTAAGAGGAAATGCCACAAGGGTGGGAGCCCATCTTAAGGATTTGCTCacaaagctacagacacaacaTCAAATAATTGGCGATGTCAG aggtGTAGGGCTGTTTGTGGGTCTTGAGCTGGTTTCAGACAGGGATCAGAAGACTCCAGCCACAGAAACAGCAGCACGGGTAGTGAAGAG GTTAAAAGAGGAGGATCAAATCTGCGTCAGTACAGATGGCCCCTGGGAAAACGTCGTTAAGTTTAAACCTCCGATGTGCTTCAGTATGGAGGACGCAGAACTGGCAGTACAATGTATTGACCGTATCCTCACAG GTGTTCAGTGCAGTGGCCTCACTGATGAAACCTAG